The segment CACTGCACCACGACGGGCAGCACGATCGACGCTGAGCAAGAAGCGGCATCCGTGGCTGTCAGTGTGATGTTATAGGTGCCAGGGGAACTCGTCGGTGTGCCGCCCAAGGATCCTGCACTGTTCAGTGTCATACCCGATGGGAGCGTACCCGTGTAACTCCATAGCACAGGTGCATTTGCACCATTCGCGGTGAAATTCACCGGGCCATAGGATTGATACATCTTCGCGGCACCCACGCTTGTCGGGCTGATGCTGATGTCTGGGCAAAGGATCGTCCATGGGATGACCGCCTGCACATAGCAGCCATTCACATCAGTGACCCGGACGGTAAAGTTGTAGTTTCCTGGAGCTCCGTTGATCGTGCCAGAGAGCAGGCCTCCAGCAGCGAGTGTCACTCCCGCTGGCAGAGTGCCACTTTGCAACGTGTAAGTGAAAGGAGCCGTGCCACTGCCACTGACCGTGAATTGCTGGCTGAAGCTGGTACGTTGTTTTGCTGTCGCGAGACTGGTGGGGGAAAGCGCCATGTTCGCACAGACGACATTCAGCGGGAAAATACCCGTCGTTGAGCAATTGGCAGCATCCACGACACGAATATTTAGCGAGTAATTGGCCGGCATAGCCGTCACGCTGCTAGAGGAGAGCACCCCGCCGCTGCTCAGAGTGAATCCATCTGGCAAGACACCAGAAGCCAGGCTGAAAACATACGGACTCGTGCCGCCAGCAGCGCTAAAAGCAGCACTATACGATGCAAATCTCTGCGCATCAGTGAGCGGAGATGGAGTCGAGGAAAGGGTGATCGTGCCACAAGGACGCAGACCGAAGTCGATGGTATCCTCCGCATTGGTGATGCCGCTAGGTGCGGGCTCAGCCCCGGCGGTCAGCGTAAAGACCATGGAGCGAATCTCGGTGCCTGCACCGCCTGTTTGCACGCCATTGTTATCTTCATTGACACCATTATCAGCCTGCACCGCCGTGCTGCTGGCTAGCGGATAAAGAGCAGGTGGCGTAAAGCGCACATAATAGGTTCCTGGCACATACGTGCGCAGGCTATACAAGCCATTGGCACCGCTGGAGGCCGTGCGCACGAGGGTATCCGCATTGATACCCGTCCCACCCGGCAGTCCATCCGCCCCGGTGCTCATGAGATCCATCTGCACACCGGTGATGCCGCCACTGGACATTTCTGTTCCACTATCCCGCAGGCCATTGTTGTTCTCATCATTCCAGACATGGCTACCCACGGTGATGCCAGTAAAGAGGCCAAAGTCGATGGTGGCATCGCAGTTTGCATCATCACCATCGACTGCATTATCAGGCTCTGCGCCTGGTGTCAGCATAATGACGGGGCTGTAGATGAATGTGGCCACTCCACCGGGCTGGGAGCCATTGTTGTCATTATTCACGCGATTGTCACTGGTGACCACATTTCCTCCGGTGATCGGATAGAACACAGGAGGCGAAACACGCACGTAATATGGACCCGGCACGAGATTCACGAAGCTGTATGCCCCTGAGGCCCCTGTCACAAAGGTGCTGCCCACCTGATAATCTGCTCCAGAGCCGCTACCGCCGATCACGCCATCGGTGCCAGGGCTAAAAAGCTGCACGGACACACCCGAGATGCCGCTCTCGGCACCATCGAGCACGCCATTGAGGTTCGTATCGCTGTAAACGAGATTCCCGATGCAAACCCACGGTGAGCTAGGGCAGAGCTCCGTCACTACCACCTCCACCCCCGCCGGATCGGTGACAAAAGAGCCGTTTGAAGCTGAATTGAATGCGGTGAGCGCCCCTGCTGCATTGTAGGTCGGAGCAGCACTCAGATCATGATGCTGCAGCACCACTCCAGCATTCGAGCCGAAGATCATTCCCTGCCATTGCGCTGGATCGACACCGATTCCCGTCCAGTTCGAGCCATTATTTACGCGAGCGAGATTCAGTGTCATTTCGAATCGCACATTGGCACCGACTTCCGTGGCTTTTACTTCCAGCACATCACCGGCAGTCGTGCTGCCAGGCGCATTGGAGAGGAGGATGTTGCTTGCCGTCTGCCAACTACTCAGTCCCAAGCTCGTGTTATAGCGATACATCGTCACTCGCGGAGCAGCACGGTTCGTGGCATCCAGATAAAGAATCGCATGCTGCGCTGTGGCGGGGTCTGAACCCGTGCTAAGGATCAGCGTGACTGCATCCACCTTTGCGGCACCGATCTGCTGGAAGACAGCATCCAGCTTCACACGGGCCAATGCGGCATCATAAATGACATCAAAACCAGTCGGATAGGCCGTGACGGCACTGTAATTGAAGTCATAGGACTGATCAGGCTGCCATTCGCTCACACGCTCCAGCAGCGTGCCATCAAGATTGGCATCACTAAGGAAGAAATGGTAACAGGCCGTCGGATTGACCGTGGCCGCTTTGAAACCGAGATCGACGGTCATGTTGCCATTGTTATCATCTCCATCATCTAGTGTATTGCTGGCTCCAGTCTCACTGCCGCTATTGATTGGCTCACTGGAGTCAGCGAGGGTGATGACATTGCTGGAGATGCCGTTGGTCGCTGGCTGGGCATTATCCAAACCGTTGTCATTGCCTATGAGGTTATCATCCCGATTATCGTCATTCGGCAGAGCTGGCGTGATGGACACGGTATTGACCAATGGCTTACCACTTCCGAACTCAGATGCTGGGATACGCACATAATAATCACCCGGCAGCAATCCCGTGAACTGATAGCGACCACGGGTGAAGAAGCTACCGCTCGTGAGAGTGGACTGGAGAAAAACGCCATTGCCATCAAAAAGCTCTACGACCACGCTGCCGATACCCTCACCGAAATCGAAACGCCCATCATTGTCACCGTCTTTGTAAACCATGTTGCCCAGAGAGCAGTAGGTAGGCCGCAGACCGAAGTCGATGGTATTGTCCGCATTTCCACCAAATGGAGCTACAAGGCTGCCAGGCTCCGTCAGAGCGGAAAGCGTGACGATTCCAGAATAGATCGGAGCACCTGTGGCCGACTGCGTGATGCCATTATTGTCTCCATCGACGCCGTTATCCGCACTGGTGCTCACACTGCTGCGCCGTGGGTGAGTGATCGGCGGCGTGAGGCGGATGTAGTAGTAGCCCGCGCTCAATCCACTGAAGCTGTAAGCCCCATCCGCCCCTGTGGTGAACGCTGTGCCGATCTGTGTATCGTTGCCATTGTTCACTGTCGTATCGGTCGATTTAAAGAGTGCCAACTGGGCATTAGCCACACCGTCTTCACCAGCATCGAAGAGGCCGTCATTGTCCTCATCACTCCATACTAAGTTCCCCATGACCAGCGAGGCACAGAAACCAAAGTCGATCGTCATCTCCTGGTTCGTTGAACCACCGACACCCGGCTCAGCATTAAACGCGAGCTGAATCACTGGGCTGCGCACAGGAGAGCCTATGCCACCGCTTTGCAGACCGTTGCTGTCATTATCTTCGCCATTATCCGCTGGATCAGCGGGAGCCGCAGTTGGCCATTCAGGATTGAGCACCGGTAGCCGCACATAGTAATTCCCTGCGGGCAGTCCAGAAAAGAGATAGTAGCCATTCGCATCCGTCTGAGTGGTTTGGAGCATTTGGTCGTCTCCGGTGTCAGGCAGTCCATCCACGCCGGGTTGCCAGAGCTGAACGGCGAGACCTGGAAGACCAGGTTCTTTGGGATTTTTGAGCCCATTGCAGTTCGTATCCGCCCATACGTAGTCACCGATGGAAAGAGATGGTGGTGAGCACGTCGCACTGCCTTCCAGCAAAAGATTATCAATGTCGATGTAGCCACTGCCATCACCACCCCAGAGATACAGCTCCAGCAAGAAAGAACGACCTGCCAGGCCCGCACCAGTGGGAAGCGCCGTCGCTCCGCCCATGAACTGGTCAAAAGCGAGCTGGAGGGAATACCATGAAGACACCGCACTCAATGTGAAGGTACTTGTAGCGGCCGAGCGAGTCACGGAGCCGTCTTTCCAGGAAAGGATGGCTTTCCCCTGCACCGGTGACGTGCTGCCTGTGCGGTTGATGTCAAAGAGCAGGCGTCCGACAGTTCCTGTCGCGGTCGGGTCCATGTCAAAACGCAGCCACAGGCTGTCTGGGCGCTGATTCAGCAGTGTCGGCGGACTATCGTAAGCCAGGTCATAACTACCATCCCATCCACGCATGCGGCGACTGAGTGCGCCACCACGCACCGGACCATTGGACGTAGGCTCGCTGATGTCGGCTAGACCGTTCATATCGTCCTCGATCTGAATCTTCGCAGCATTGACGACGCAGGGATTCTTGTAGCTAGGATAGACTGGCAGACCGCCGCTGCTGGCATTTAGAGTGTATTCCAGCAGATTATTGATCTGCGTTGGCATGGCACGGAAACCGAAGTCCACTGTGAGATTATCCCCCAAGTTCGTGATCGGCAGAGTTCCCGGAGCCTGACCAGGACTCAGCGTGATCAAGGGGCTCCGCGCCAGCGTACCACTGCCACTTGGCTGCAAAGCATTGTTGTCATTGTCGATGAGATCATCTGCATTCACCTGCGGACCGGATGAATAAGGCTGTGCAGTAGGCGCAGTGACCTGCACGTAGTATTTGCCCGGTGCCAAGCCAGCAAAGGAGTAATCACCCAGTGCACCACTCGTCATGGAAGTGACGAGCTGATCGTCTGCATTGCCGATGGTGCTATCTACCGTCGAATACAGAGCGAGGCCCACTCCTGGGATACCCGTTTCACCAGCATCAAGGTCGCCACCTTGATCGAGATCGTTCCAGACGATGTTGCCCAGCTTGATGCCATGAATGTCGATGGTGAAATCTCGTGTACCTGAGCAGCCAGCGCCATCCACACTAAGCAGGGTAAATGTAGAACTACCCGTCGCCGTGGGAGTGCCGCTGATTAGACCATTGGTGCCCGTCAGTGAGATACCAGGAGGCAAGGAGCCCGCTACCACGCTGTAAGTATAGGGAGCCTTGCCCTTGGTGGTGCTCACCGTCTGGTTATACGCGACACCCTTCATCCCCCAAGGCAAAGAAGCTGGCGCTAGCACCAGTGCTGGACAGCTCACGTTCACAGTGACGTCCGCCGTCTTTACGCAGCCAAAAACATCACTCGCCTGGATGGTGAATACATTCGCGCCCGTCACTTCTGGCACCCCACCCAATCCACCCGATGGCGACAATGTCAGCCCCGCAGGTAAGGTGCTGCCAGAGGCCACGCTCCAGGTGTAAGGAGCGGTGCCTCCAGTGGCATCGAAAGTCTCCGAAATCGCTTCCCCGATCACCCCATTCGTAAGCAGCGGAGAAACGGTGATGTCTGGACAGCGCAGCGTGAGCACGTAGCTGATTACAGCCGGACAGTTATTCGAGTCACGCGCGGTGATGGTGACGGAGTAGTTCCCAGCCGCACTGGTGGGGATACCGCTAATTAGCCCGCTCGAATTGATCGACATCCCCGTGGGGAAGGCCCCCGAAGTGCGGGACCAAGTATATCCCGGCACACCACCCGTGACCGTGAGCTGCTGATTGTAGTTTTGCCCCACCACTGCCTCGGGCAGTGAATCTGGATCAATATCCATCGGTGGGCACTCCACCGCGAGCACTAGATCCTGGCGCTGGAAGCAATTGTAGGCATCACGCACCTCCACGCTGAAATTGAAGGAACCTACCACTGTCGGCGTGCCGCTGATGAGTCCACCGCTGGAAAGCGTGACACCGGCAGGCAGTGCCCCACTATAGAGTGTCCACTGATAAGGAGCCGTACCGCCGGTGGCGGTGAGTTGCTGACTATACGCCGTGGTCGTCTTCCCTGGTGGCAATGTTTTGGGATTGATGTCGATGACGCTGCACTCTACCGCGACGCTCATGTTTTTCTCCGCCGAGCAGGCAGCAGTATCGGAGGCACGCACGCGGAAGTTATACACTCCAGGAGCAGCCGAAGTGGTGCCTGCGAGCTGCCCTGCGCTATTCAAGGTGATCCCAGCAGGCAGTGCACCGTTCACCAGAGTCCAGGTGTAGGGATCATTGCCGCCAGTGGCGGAGAGATTCTGGCTATACGGCGTGTACTGAGTGATCACAGGCAACGAGGCAGGCCCGATGCTAATGTCTGGGCAAGTAATGCGGAGTGTGACGGTCACATCTCCCGTACATGCCGCAGCCGAGCCGTCTGTGGCCCGGATGGTAAATGTGTGATCGCCTGGCGGCGCCGTGGGCGTGCCACTCAGGAGGCCTGCATTGCTCAACAGCATTCCCGCTGGCAAAGTCGAACCAGAGGCAACCGCAAACGTGTATGGAGCATTCCCACCTGTCGCCTGGAACTGCACCGCAGTGTACTGGGTGAACTGCTTCGCATCACTGAGCGTCGTGGGGGTGAGAGTGATGGTCGGGCACTTCACCAGCAGCGTGACTTGGCGCTCGCCCGTGCAGTTATTCGCATCACGGGCACGTACGGTGAAGGTATAGAGGCCTGGAACTGAGCCTGGGGTGCCCCCGAGCACACCCGCTGTGCTGAAAGTCATACCAGTGGGCATCGCACCACTGCTGATGCTCCAGCTATAAGAAGCCGTGCCGCCTGTGGCCTGGAAGTTCACATCTGAATACGGCACATACTGCTTGGCATCCACCAGCGTCGCTGGCGTGATGCTGATCTGCGGACACACGATCCGCAGTGTGTAGGAGCGCACACCAAGGCATCCATACACATCCGCTACACGCACGGTGAAGGGATAATCCGCTGGCGCAGCAGTGGGCGTGCCTGCGATTTCGCCAGTGGTTGTGCTCACGCTGATGCCTGCTGGCACGCCATTGTTGAGATTCTGCGTGATCGCGTAACGCGCACTGGCCTCCGCCACACTTAGCGCACGGTTGTAAAGGATCACTTCATCGAGCTTGCCCTGCCAAGCAGTGCCTGCCGTGGAGCTGCCCCCCATCACAAGAGGCACATTGTTATGAACCAATGCGGCGGCGAATGGCTTTGTAGCAGCTAAAGCACCGTCGATACAAAGATTTAGATTCACACGGTCATAGGTCACCGTCACATGATGCCAGGCGTTCGCAGTCAAAGCGGCCTCGACAAACTCGGAACTAGCCGTGGAAGCATTTCCATTGATGAAGAAGCGAACTTGGGATCCGCCACCCGTTTGGATCAAACCGTAGCCACTGCTCAATCCGGCTAAATCTGCCGTTTTGGCGACCAAAACGCGATTTCCACTAGCTGAGCCATTTTCTGCATACACCCAGGCTTCCACTGTCAAGTTCGCCGGACGCTGCGAGGAGTGATCCGCCACCTGGACATAATCATCGGCTCCATCGAAAGCAAAAGCTTGAGCGATACGGCCCGTGTTAAAGCCCATACCGCCGAAAAGCGCCCCTGTATTGCCCAGCATGACCTCCGCACCGCCACCTTCACCAGGCCACCAAGCCACCGCACCAGTTAGCGGCGCTGGACTTGCACTCCAAGTGTAAGGCGCTGTGCCACTGGCTACCAACAAAGGCTGTGAATAAGACGAATACTGTGTGGATGGCGGCAAGGTGCTGGGCGTGATCGTCAGCGTAGGGCAGAAGAGACGGAGCGTGTAGCTCTGCTGGCCGTAACAGCCTGTGTTATCCGTGCTGCGTATGACCAGTGGGTAATTCCCCGGTGCAGCCGCCGCGCCAGGAATGCCGCTGAGCAGACCTGCCGGACTCAGAGTCATGCCCGCAGGAAGTGAGCCACTCGTGATCGAATAAACATAGCCACCCGCACCGCCGAATGAGTTTAGCGAGAGATTGTAGTTCGCATACTGCGTCGCCAAAGCGAGCGTACCTGGGCTCAGCGTGATGGCTGGGCAGGCGCGGAAGCCAAAGTCGATGGTGTTTTCCACGTTCGTCGCCCCCGTCGATCCCGGCTCACCACCTGCCGTGAGAGTAATGAGCGGACTCAGAGCCGCTGTCCCCTGTCCTGCTGGCTGGAGTGCATTGCTGTCATTGTTTTCTCCATTATCCGAGTTGTCCGCGATACCGCTCACCAGCGGAGTAGCGGCGGGAGGCGTAGGCACTCGCAGGCGATACTGACCAGGGGTGAAAACGAGGAAAGAATAGATACCACTGCTATTGGTGAGCGTGTCTGTGATGAGTGTGCCTGCACTATTGAGCAGCTCTACCTTCACCCCTGGTCCCAGCGTGCTCTCACTGCTACTGGTGAAGATGCCATCATTGTTCGCATCATGGAAAAGCTGATCTCCCAGCTGAATACCTGTGAAGAGGCCGAAATCGACGCTCAGCTCTGTATCAGGATCGGTGTCGCCATCATTGGTGGGCTCTAGACCTTTGGTGAGCGTGATGACT is part of the Verrucomicrobiaceae bacterium genome and harbors:
- a CDS encoding putative Ig domain-containing protein, with protein sequence MLIAINTAYAKGGTPPFWRAVFNYKKYVNYFWVILGCFFLQITGDSYAGTITWGNTTDGQIYFSNGQDFPTSAALAASGVRFEIGVFDSAGGFNLSTSSPSEWRNHWHPLDILGPSDYSSPQPVGGGDFFTGTFNVERVGSVIRTSDNGGAPAYDFTPGSKFYYWISNSNDIENGAEWALFTADHWTLPTSADLSLFHGLFRIPNTGFDVAWGGVGSFDSDTMDDRITVPKKATANFSLQTAVLSGPSIGNRVWLDNDGDGQQDATEFGIPGVSVQLWSPGANGLEENGGGDDVQIGAAVQTDIDGHYAFENLAEGAVYVRIPSTPVNYPRATISVNADNRVNTDSNGIQSTMGAAVRSPIIMLNRGAEPSNEVDGNSINGDFTVDFGFQNPDRCYSVNLIDNASFEFNGSANTNGTSIAELGYDGAGMSFGANVNALRWVGGVNGVSPFNAPIQRMQVLAVGATAKVSWVESLKARAGKRYVLLEGTNSCIDLRAFAGGEWSSALQPGKTYEVALWADTASAADASFNLTLEAGANIFSVANVDHQYFIATQQLWNGAPATKFSAADYNGWNEATANNTRPNWRKFTFRFSIPATATAAQIDQASLIIAAGTNSGPIAIDDMYLCDLSVPIMSIGNRVWLDNDGDGLQDANEPGVPGLAVQLWSPGANAIAENGAGDDVQIGASKTTDINGGYVFNQLLPGMVYVRIPSPPAFYPQATVSVNSDNGIANDSNGIQSASGAAVNSPVINLSTDTEPDTAVDGDGRDGDLTVDFGFRNPDPCYAFNLIDNASFELNGSPNTNGAQIAALGYDGAGMSFGAGVNALRWVGSVNGVSPFNAPIQRMQVLAVGAAAKVGWVESFKARAGKRYVLLEGTNSCLDLRAFGGGNWSAALQAGKTYEVALWADTASSTDASFNLTLEAGASLFRVDGVNYQYYIATQQKWIGSPATKFSAADYNGWNEATANNARPNWRKFTFRFSIPATATAAQIDQASLIIAAGTNSGPIAVDDMYMCEVAAQMCVGNQVWVDMNNDGVRQSVESGIPGLPIQLWTAGADGVVNNGSGDDAVVRNSDFTDANGQYLFENLQPGSYYVRIPTVPVFFPQVSANGVALDNNINNDSNALQPGGSGTAVHSALFTLTAGAEPGTGVDGDGTDCNSTIDLGFANLDPCYVTNLFDNPSFEVSGTANATGVATRVLGFTTGVTFFGNNLNALQWTGGVTGNSGLGSPIQRVEVLPGNNGSKVSWVDSFKPRHGRRMLLLQGTNSCVSMRATGGGAWSSVLQAGHEYELSAWAANASAATASVIWDLGAQAQVFQIITGGTPGVYQYFTVPQSAMDGTPRPAFTAGDYSGWSDASPTSSPAPVWRQFKYRFRIAATATPTQIDTASFVFSGGSSTNPIVADYLSLCEVPTSATLTLGNLVWNDANRDGVRNTGANGELGVPNVAVALFTTANTTIGDADDMLVATTTTTATGDYNFTGLIDGFYYVRVTPNASYPATGGNVVTSDNQINNDNNGAQPGGPGTPIYSPVITLTKGLEPTNDGDTDPDTELSVDFGLFTGIQLGDQLFHDANNDGIFTSSSESTLGPGVKVELLNSAGTLITDTLTNSSGIYSFLVFTPGQYRLRVPTPPAATPLVSGIADNSDNGENNDSNALQPAGQGTAALSPLITLTAGGEPGSTGATNVENTIDFGFRACPAITLSPGTLALATQYANYNLSLNSFGGAGGYVYSITSGSLPAGMTLSPAGLLSGIPGAAAAPGNYPLVIRSTDNTGCYGQQSYTLRLFCPTLTITPSTLPPSTQYSSYSQPLLVASGTAPYTWSASPAPLTGAVAWWPGEGGGAEVMLGNTGALFGGMGFNTGRIAQAFAFDGADDYVQVADHSSQRPANLTVEAWVYAENGSASGNRVLVAKTADLAGLSSGYGLIQTGGGSQVRFFINGNASTASSEFVEAALTANAWHHVTVTYDRVNLNLCIDGALAATKPFAAALVHNNVPLVMGGSSTAGTAWQGKLDEVILYNRALSVAEASARYAITQNLNNGVPAGISVSTTTGEIAGTPTAAPADYPFTVRVADVYGCLGVRSYTLRIVCPQISITPATLVDAKQYVPYSDVNFQATGGTASYSWSISSGAMPTGMTFSTAGVLGGTPGSVPGLYTFTVRARDANNCTGERQVTLLVKCPTITLTPTTLSDAKQFTQYTAVQFQATGGNAPYTFAVASGSTLPAGMLLSNAGLLSGTPTAPPGDHTFTIRATDGSAAACTGDVTVTLRITCPDISIGPASLPVITQYTPYSQNLSATGGNDPYTWTLVNGALPAGITLNSAGQLAGTTSAAPGVYNFRVRASDTAACSAEKNMSVAVECSVIDINPKTLPPGKTTTAYSQQLTATGGTAPYQWTLYSGALPAGVTLSSGGLISGTPTVVGSFNFSVEVRDAYNCFQRQDLVLAVECPPMDIDPDSLPEAVVGQNYNQQLTVTGGVPGYTWSRTSGAFPTGMSINSSGLISGIPTSAAGNYSVTITARDSNNCPAVISYVLTLRCPDITVSPLLTNGVIGEAISETFDATGGTAPYTWSVASGSTLPAGLTLSPSGGLGGVPEVTGANVFTIQASDVFGCVKTADVTVNVSCPALVLAPASLPWGMKGVAYNQTVSTTKGKAPYTYSVVAGSLPPGISLTGTNGLISGTPTATGSSTFTLLSVDGAGCSGTRDFTIDIHGIKLGNIVWNDLDQGGDLDAGETGIPGVGLALYSTVDSTIGNADDQLVTSMTSGALGDYSFAGLAPGKYYVQVTAPTAQPYSSGPQVNADDLIDNDNNALQPSGSGTLARSPLITLSPGQAPGTLPITNLGDNLTVDFGFRAMPTQINNLLEYTLNASSGGLPVYPSYKNPCVVNAAKIQIEDDMNGLADISEPTSNGPVRGGALSRRMRGWDGSYDLAYDSPPTLLNQRPDSLWLRFDMDPTATGTVGRLLFDINRTGSTSPVQGKAILSWKDGSVTRSAATSTFTLSAVSSWYSLQLAFDQFMGGATALPTGAGLAGRSFLLELYLWGGDGSGYIDIDNLLLEGSATCSPPSLSIGDYVWADTNCNGLKNPKEPGLPGLAVQLWQPGVDGLPDTGDDQMLQTTQTDANGYYLFSGLPAGNYYVRLPVLNPEWPTAAPADPADNGEDNDSNGLQSGGIGSPVRSPVIQLAFNAEPGVGGSTNQEMTIDFGFCASLVMGNLVWSDEDNDGLFDAGEDGVANAQLALFKSTDTTVNNGNDTQIGTAFTTGADGAYSFSGLSAGYYYIRLTPPITHPRRSSVSTSADNGVDGDNNGITQSATGAPIYSGIVTLSALTEPGSLVAPFGGNADNTIDFGLRPTYCSLGNMVYKDGDNDGRFDFGEGIGSVVVELFDGNGVFLQSTLTSGSFFTRGRYQFTGLLPGDYYVRIPASEFGSGKPLVNTVSITPALPNDDNRDDNLIGNDNGLDNAQPATNGISSNVITLADSSEPINSGSETGASNTLDDGDDNNGNMTVDLGFKAATVNPTACYHFFLSDANLDGTLLERVSEWQPDQSYDFNYSAVTAYPTGFDVIYDAALARVKLDAVFQQIGAAKVDAVTLILSTGSDPATAQHAILYLDATNRAAPRVTMYRYNTSLGLSSWQTASNILLSNAPGSTTAGDVLEVKATEVGANVRFEMTLNLARVNNGSNWTGIGVDPAQWQGMIFGSNAGVVLQHHDLSAAPTYNAAGALTAFNSASNGSFVTDPAGVEVVVTELCPSSPWVCIGNLVYSDTNLNGVLDGAESGISGVSVQLFSPGTDGVIGGSGSGADYQVGSTFVTGASGAYSFVNLVPGPYYVRVSPPVFYPITGGNVVTSDNRVNNDNNGSQPGGVATFIYSPVIMLTPGAEPDNAVDGDDANCDATIDFGLFTGITVGSHVWNDENNNGLRDSGTEMSSGGITGVQMDLMSTGADGLPGGTGINADTLVRTASSGANGLYSLRTYVPGTYYVRFTPPALYPLASSTAVQADNGVNEDNNGVQTGGAGTEIRSMVFTLTAGAEPAPSGITNAEDTIDFGLRPCGTITLSSTPSPLTDAQRFASYSAAFSAAGGTSPYVFSLASGVLPDGFTLSSGGVLSSSSVTAMPANYSLNIRVVDAANCSTTGIFPLNVVCANMALSPTSLATAKQRTSFSQQFTVSGSGTAPFTYTLQSGTLPAGVTLAAGGLLSGTINGAPGNYNFTVRVTDVNGCYVQAVIPWTILCPDISISPTSVGAAKMYQSYGPVNFTANGANAPVLWSYTGTLPSGMTLNSAGSLGGTPTSSPGTYNITLTATDAASCSASIVLPVVVQCPDITILNSSPLADGVKGSAYSDLQLNASGGSTPYQWSLIGGQLPAGLSLSTSGLISGTVTAQAGAYDFTVRVTDAVNCSATKPLRINVVCPLLDITPGTLPPATQYATYSQNLSVSGGASPYAWVLDNGVMPPGISFSNGGVLSGTPTTLGSYTFDVGVSDSDGCYKTKRYTLTVDCPPITITPPVLPIAQRKVAYSQQLSASGGTAPYRFSVQGGSTLPTGLSISTAGLISGTCTDAPGSYNFVIQVLDANDCPGTQPFTLMLECGPISISPASLTDGVVGTSYLRTLTASGGEAPYTWTLNTGALPAGLTLATNGVISGTPTEQTTAFIRVETTDIYGCKGSIDYNFSVICPAVTLSPPDPLPHAYLQASYDQQITATGGHGPYVFDIIAGALPAGMTMNNAGRITGTPTVFGYANFTVRARDAYNCPGTLSYTLQVKGLGLGDIIYEDNNFNGLHDNGEAGVKDVTVELWDAGDDAAIGGAGSNSDVLITSQTTGALGQYHFDNLLPSAYFIRVLPPATLPIPGGNPVNLDNGVDLDNNGASQPSGPGTAIYSPVIALAAGVEPTVDDADSDTDFTVDVGLFRGMTLGNRIWHDFNDNGTLDVGENGLDGVTVQVWSTGADLVIGGTDDTLLRTTMTTTVLGVPGTYSFTALAPGKLYVRIPTPPDGYSLSSSVTTMADNGIDNDDNGIQVSGG